One genomic region from Glaciimonas sp. PAMC28666 encodes:
- a CDS encoding chemotaxis response regulator protein-glutamate methylesterase: MTEIINSQPDMTVVATAPDPLVARDLIKQLNPDVLTLDVEMPRMDGLDFLEKLMRLRPMPVVMVSSLTERGSEITMRALELGAVDFVTKPRLGIRDGLLEYTELIADKIRAASHARLQPARRPPTSVGATPCSAALAPMLHIPLLSTEKLIIVGASTGGTEAIREVLQPLPPDCPGIMIAQHMPAGFTHSFAQRLNGLCRITVKEAVHGERVLPGHAYIAPGGYHLSLARSGANYVAQVDQEPPVNRHRPSIDVLFDSVATHAGKNAIGIILTGMGRDGAAGLLRMRQAGAYTLAQDEASCVVFGMPREAIEMGAANEVVSIREMSHRLMVRLMALGERSNRV, translated from the coding sequence ATGACGGAAATTATCAACAGTCAACCTGACATGACGGTGGTGGCGACCGCACCCGACCCACTAGTCGCGCGTGACTTGATCAAGCAATTGAATCCGGACGTGCTGACACTGGATGTCGAAATGCCGCGCATGGATGGCCTGGATTTTCTGGAAAAACTGATGCGCCTGCGGCCGATGCCGGTGGTCATGGTGTCGTCTCTGACCGAACGCGGCTCGGAAATCACCATGCGGGCATTGGAACTGGGAGCCGTCGATTTTGTCACCAAACCGCGACTTGGCATCCGTGATGGCTTGCTTGAATATACGGAGCTGATTGCGGACAAAATTCGTGCGGCGTCACATGCACGTTTGCAGCCTGCGCGACGCCCGCCAACTAGCGTCGGTGCAACGCCCTGTAGCGCAGCGCTGGCACCGATGCTCCACATTCCATTATTAAGTACCGAAAAGCTGATCATCGTCGGGGCCTCTACCGGCGGGACCGAAGCGATTCGAGAAGTGTTGCAGCCATTGCCGCCAGATTGCCCTGGCATCATGATCGCGCAGCACATGCCAGCGGGTTTTACCCATTCGTTTGCGCAGCGCTTGAACGGTTTATGCCGGATCACGGTCAAGGAGGCGGTGCATGGCGAACGGGTGTTGCCCGGTCATGCCTATATTGCACCGGGTGGCTACCACCTGTCGCTGGCACGCAGTGGCGCTAACTATGTCGCACAAGTAGATCAGGAACCGCCGGTAAATCGCCACCGGCCATCGATCGACGTGCTGTTCGACTCAGTCGCCACACATGCGGGGAAAAACGCTATCGGCATCATTTTGACGGGAATGGGCCGCGATGGTGCCGCCGGGTTGCTGCGCATGCGACAGGCGGGTGCTTACACGCTGGCGCAAGATGAGGCCAGTTGCGTGGTGTTCGGTATGCCGCGTGAAGCGATAGAGATGGGCGCCGCAAATGAAGTGGTGAGCATCAGGGAAATGAGTCATCGTTTGATGGTACGCCTGATGGCATTGGGTGAAAGATCGAATCGCGTTTAA
- a CDS encoding CoA-acylating methylmalonate-semialdehyde dehydrogenase, producing MSEFTIPNVPLYINGKAVQSTSTEWRDVVNPATQEVVARVPFATKTEVDEAVATAKQAFRTWRNTSLSQRMRIMLKFQQLLRENIAPLAELITREHGKTLPDAEGEIMRGLEVVEHACSITSLQLGELAENAATGVDVYTIHQPIGVGAGITAFNFPVMLPCFMFPVAVACGNTFVLKPSEQDPSSSLFLVELAQKAGLPPGVLNVVHGGPDVANMLCDHPDIKAVSFIGSTNVGTHIYRRASESGKRAQCMMGAKNHCIVLPDANKDQAINNLLGAAFGAAGQRCMANSVVLLVGKARDWLPEIVSRSRTLKIGPGSDRTADLGPMVSKAAKARTERLLGTGVEQGANLLLDGRDCKVADYPDGNFVGPTIFSGVTAEMDIYTQEIFGPAMCVVEMETLDDAIAFINANPNGNGTSIFTSSGWSARKFQNEIDVGQIGINVPIPVPVAYFSFTGSRASKLGDLGPNGKQAVQFWTQTKTVTARWFAPDDDGGQINTTISMK from the coding sequence ATGTCTGAATTCACCATCCCTAACGTGCCGCTATATATCAACGGCAAAGCCGTCCAGTCAACCAGTACCGAATGGCGTGACGTTGTCAATCCAGCCACGCAAGAAGTGGTCGCGCGCGTACCGTTTGCGACTAAGACCGAAGTCGATGAAGCGGTAGCGACAGCAAAACAGGCGTTCCGTACCTGGCGCAACACGTCGCTCAGTCAGCGCATGCGCATCATGCTGAAGTTTCAGCAACTATTGCGTGAGAATATCGCACCGCTGGCTGAACTGATTACGCGTGAACACGGCAAAACATTGCCGGATGCCGAAGGCGAAATCATGCGCGGACTGGAAGTGGTCGAGCACGCGTGTTCTATTACCTCGTTGCAATTGGGGGAGTTGGCAGAAAACGCCGCAACCGGTGTCGACGTCTACACCATTCATCAACCGATTGGTGTCGGCGCAGGTATCACCGCCTTCAATTTTCCAGTCATGCTGCCATGTTTCATGTTTCCGGTCGCCGTTGCGTGCGGTAATACCTTCGTACTAAAACCGTCCGAACAAGATCCTTCATCGTCGCTATTTTTGGTTGAACTGGCGCAAAAAGCGGGTCTTCCACCGGGCGTGCTGAACGTGGTCCATGGCGGTCCCGATGTCGCCAACATGCTGTGCGATCATCCAGACATTAAGGCCGTTTCCTTCATCGGTTCCACCAATGTCGGTACGCATATTTATCGCCGTGCCAGCGAATCTGGCAAACGGGCGCAGTGCATGATGGGAGCTAAGAACCATTGCATCGTTTTGCCGGACGCAAATAAAGATCAGGCAATCAATAATCTACTTGGTGCGGCGTTTGGCGCTGCCGGTCAGCGTTGCATGGCTAACTCTGTCGTGCTGTTGGTTGGCAAAGCCAGAGATTGGCTGCCGGAGATTGTGTCGCGCTCCCGCACGTTGAAGATCGGTCCGGGCAGCGATCGCACCGCAGACCTCGGCCCGATGGTGTCCAAAGCGGCCAAAGCACGTACCGAACGTTTGCTCGGAACCGGCGTGGAGCAAGGCGCTAATCTATTGCTTGATGGACGCGACTGTAAAGTCGCCGATTACCCGGACGGTAACTTCGTAGGACCAACTATTTTTTCCGGCGTAACAGCTGAAATGGATATTTATACGCAAGAAATTTTTGGTCCCGCGATGTGCGTAGTCGAGATGGAAACCCTGGACGATGCGATTGCGTTTATCAATGCCAATCCGAACGGCAACGGTACTTCGATCTTTACGTCTTCCGGCTGGTCGGCGCGTAAATTTCAAAATGAAATTGATGTCGGTCAGATCGGTATCAATGTCCCCATTCCTGTGCCGGTAGCGTATTTTAGCTTTACTGGTTCGCGTGCTTCCAAGCTCGGTGATCTTGGACCAAACGGCAAACAAGCTGTTCAGTTCTGGACCCAGACCAAGACGGTAACGGCGCGCTGGTTCGCTCCCGATGATGATGGCGGTCAGATCAACACCACGATCTCAATGAAGTAA
- the cheY gene encoding chemotaxis response regulator CheY — protein MVDKSIKVLVVDDFPTMRRIIRNLLKELDFVNVDEAEDGAAGLQKLKGGNFGFVVSDWNMPNMDGLTMLKAIRADPTMARLPVLMVTAEAKKENIIAAAQAGANGYVVKPFTAATLEEKISKIFEKIEKERV, from the coding sequence ATGGTCGATAAAAGTATCAAAGTTCTGGTGGTAGACGATTTTCCAACCATGCGCCGAATTATTCGTAATCTGCTCAAAGAGCTGGATTTCGTGAATGTTGACGAAGCGGAGGATGGCGCGGCCGGTCTGCAAAAGTTAAAGGGTGGAAACTTCGGTTTTGTCGTCTCCGATTGGAATATGCCCAATATGGATGGGCTGACCATGTTGAAGGCGATTCGTGCGGACCCGACAATGGCTAGATTACCTGTTCTGATGGTGACCGCCGAGGCAAAAAAAGAAAATATCATTGCCGCTGCGCAGGCTGGTGCGAACGGCTACGTAGTGAAGCCGTTCACCGCTGCCACGCTGGAAGAAAAAATCAGCAAGATATTCGAAAAAATTGAGAAAGAAAGGGTCTGA
- the mmsB gene encoding 3-hydroxyisobutyrate dehydrogenase has product MDSEVVFIGLGNMGLPMALNLVRAGIRVSGHDLVPASVEKFIAGGGSNGADLISAIKSAKTIITMLPASRHVESAYFGENGILAQAKPGTLLIDCSTIAPDSARKVAAAASEKGFTMVDAPVSGGTGGAVAGTLTFMVGGSADGFELAKPMFEIMGKAIFHAGESGAGQTVKMCNNMLLGILMIGTSEAIRLGMANGMDPKILSEVMSKSSGRNWALEVYNPCPGIMENAPASKDYSGGFGVDLMLKDLGLATENALSTSSSIPLGSLARNLYDIHSKSGAGGLDFSSIFSMLGKAK; this is encoded by the coding sequence ATGGATAGCGAAGTAGTTTTTATCGGACTCGGCAATATGGGTTTGCCGATGGCGCTGAATCTGGTGCGTGCCGGAATCCGCGTTAGCGGCCATGATCTGGTGCCCGCCAGCGTCGAGAAATTTATCGCAGGGGGCGGCAGTAACGGCGCTGATTTGATCTCCGCAATCAAATCAGCAAAAACAATTATTACGATGCTGCCAGCCAGCCGTCACGTCGAATCGGCGTACTTCGGTGAGAACGGAATTTTGGCGCAAGCAAAGCCCGGAACGTTGCTCATTGATTGCTCAACGATTGCGCCTGACAGCGCGCGCAAGGTGGCGGCAGCGGCCAGCGAAAAAGGCTTTACCATGGTTGACGCTCCGGTGTCCGGCGGCACGGGCGGCGCGGTGGCGGGGACATTGACGTTTATGGTCGGCGGCTCTGCAGACGGTTTTGAACTGGCTAAACCGATGTTCGAGATTATGGGGAAAGCCATCTTTCACGCTGGCGAAAGCGGGGCCGGCCAAACCGTCAAAATGTGTAACAACATGCTGCTAGGCATATTGATGATTGGCACGTCCGAAGCAATCCGGCTTGGTATGGCAAATGGAATGGACCCCAAAATATTATCAGAAGTCATGTCAAAAAGTTCGGGCCGCAACTGGGCGCTGGAAGTGTATAACCCATGTCCCGGTATTATGGAAAACGCTCCTGCATCGAAAGACTACAGCGGCGGCTTCGGGGTTGACTTGATGTTGAAGGATCTCGGCCTGGCGACGGAAAACGCATTGTCTACCAGCAGCAGTATTCCGCTGGGATCGTTAGCGCGAAATCTTTACGACATCCATAGCAAGAGCGGTGCCGGCGGCTTGGATTTTTCGAGTATTTTTAGTATGCTGGGAAAGGCAAAGTAA
- the cheZ gene encoding protein phosphatase CheZ: protein MSPTALSMPNVPVAADTAEQLVSRIGRMTRLLRESMRELGLDQEIAKAAQAIPDARERLTYVAAMTERAAERALNAIDVAQPIQDQMAQQARQLNNRWDAWFANPVELEHARALVLDTRGYLQEVPKQAAAINAQLIEIMMAQDFQDLTGQVIKKMTEVVLHIEKQLLQVLIDNAPTDSRHDAAVVSPASNLLFGPQVSVVTSSDAVSDQEQVDDLLASMGF from the coding sequence ATGTCGCCGACTGCGCTCTCTATGCCAAACGTGCCGGTTGCTGCAGACACCGCCGAACAACTTGTTAGTCGGATCGGGCGCATGACGCGCCTGTTGCGCGAAAGCATGCGCGAGTTAGGACTGGACCAGGAAATCGCCAAGGCGGCGCAGGCCATCCCTGATGCACGCGAGCGCTTGACTTATGTGGCCGCAATGACCGAGCGTGCAGCAGAACGTGCATTGAACGCGATCGACGTAGCGCAGCCAATCCAGGATCAGATGGCGCAGCAAGCCAGGCAGTTGAACAACCGCTGGGATGCGTGGTTTGCCAATCCAGTTGAGCTGGAGCATGCGCGTGCACTGGTATTGGATACCCGTGGTTATTTGCAGGAAGTGCCAAAGCAGGCGGCGGCGATCAATGCGCAACTCATAGAAATTATGATGGCACAGGATTTCCAGGATCTGACCGGCCAGGTGATCAAGAAGATGACGGAAGTAGTGCTGCACATTGAAAAGCAATTGCTGCAAGTTCTGATCGATAACGCGCCGACCGATAGCCGTCACGATGCGGCGGTTGTTAGCCCGGCGAGTAATTTATTGTTTGGGCCGCAAGTCTCGGTTGTGACCAGTTCGGATGCGGTTTCGGATCAGGAGCAGGTTGATGATTTGCTGGCTAGTATGGGATTTTAA
- the cheA gene encoding chemotaxis protein CheA — MDITEFYQTFFEEADELLAEMEQLLLGLDVDMPDNEHLNAIFRAAHSIKGGAATFGFAALTDTTHLLENLLDRARHLQLTLSKEMIDVFLEAKDVLQEQLAAYRAGTEPDPETVARICAVLKQLAEEDITDESSTGAKAAVAVVAAPSPIAPPTAVASGSARLKVRLSGISESDRSLLTGELANLGEVLAQTQSGDDLVLWLETTCEPDDIIAVCCFIIDMDQINISREVAEPMDAALLPQTQDQVEPGLPAIQVDRAIAADQAVSPGPISRTTAAAAVSASNAAGTTGAKESSSIRVDVEKVDLIINLVGELVITQSMLAQTALTLDPVIHERLLSGMGQLQRNARDLQESVMSIRMMQMDYVFSRFPRLVRDLTAKLGKEVRLVTFGKATELDKSQIERIVDPLMHLVRNSLDHGIEMPEQRIAAGKDPVGELLLSAHHHGGNIVIEVSDDGAGLNREKILAKAMQRGMLIGDAATISDDEVWQLIFAPGFSTAEKVTDISGRGVGMDVVKQNIQDMGGHVEISSRQGSGSTIRIVLPLTLAILDGMSVKVGSEVYILPLNYVIELLQPRTEDIHSVTNDEQVMHVRGEYLPLTALHRVFDVAGAGRDPTQGIVVIVQAEGQRFALLVDQLIGQHQVVVKNLETNYRKVAGISAATILGDGSVALIIDVPALQRASREKSAALALA, encoded by the coding sequence ATGGATATAACCGAGTTTTACCAGACGTTTTTTGAGGAGGCAGATGAGTTGCTGGCCGAAATGGAGCAGTTGCTGCTAGGTCTCGATGTCGATATGCCTGACAACGAACATTTAAATGCTATTTTTCGCGCTGCACATTCGATTAAAGGCGGCGCTGCAACGTTTGGTTTTGCCGCGCTTACGGACACGACGCATCTTCTGGAAAATCTGTTGGACCGGGCGCGGCATCTTCAATTGACATTGAGCAAGGAAATGATCGATGTATTTTTGGAAGCAAAAGACGTGCTGCAAGAACAATTAGCGGCCTATCGGGCCGGCACCGAGCCAGATCCGGAGACGGTCGCACGTATTTGCGCGGTCCTGAAGCAACTGGCGGAGGAGGACATTACGGATGAGTCGTCGACTGGCGCAAAAGCAGCGGTGGCAGTTGTTGCCGCTCCATCCCCGATAGCGCCGCCAACGGCGGTTGCCAGCGGTTCGGCGCGCTTAAAGGTGCGCTTGTCCGGCATTTCCGAGAGCGACCGTTCCTTACTTACCGGCGAGTTGGCTAATCTTGGTGAAGTATTGGCACAGACCCAAAGCGGTGACGACTTGGTGCTGTGGTTGGAAACGACCTGCGAACCCGATGACATCATCGCGGTGTGCTGTTTCATTATAGATATGGATCAAATCAATATTAGCCGTGAGGTGGCCGAGCCAATGGACGCTGCTCTGTTGCCGCAAACTCAGGATCAAGTCGAACCGGGGTTACCGGCGATTCAGGTTGATCGGGCAATTGCAGCCGATCAAGCGGTCTCCCCGGGTCCTATATCCAGAACTACCGCGGCTGCGGCAGTTAGCGCGAGTAACGCGGCTGGCACTACCGGGGCGAAAGAATCGAGTTCTATCCGCGTTGACGTCGAGAAGGTCGATCTGATTATTAATCTGGTGGGGGAATTAGTCATTACCCAATCAATGTTGGCGCAAACGGCGTTAACCCTTGATCCTGTCATTCATGAGCGACTATTAAGCGGCATGGGACAGTTACAACGTAACGCCCGTGATCTGCAGGAATCCGTGATGTCGATCAGGATGATGCAAATGGATTACGTGTTCAGTCGCTTCCCGCGCCTGGTACGCGACCTGACTGCAAAATTGGGTAAGGAAGTGCGGCTCGTCACCTTTGGTAAGGCGACTGAGTTAGATAAAAGTCAGATTGAACGCATCGTTGATCCGTTGATGCACCTGGTACGTAATAGTCTCGATCACGGCATTGAAATGCCAGAGCAGCGGATCGCAGCTGGTAAGGATCCGGTTGGCGAGCTTTTGCTGTCCGCTCATCATCACGGTGGCAACATTGTGATTGAAGTCAGCGATGATGGTGCGGGCCTCAATCGCGAAAAAATTCTGGCCAAGGCGATGCAGCGAGGCATGTTGATAGGCGATGCAGCGACTATTTCCGACGATGAGGTCTGGCAATTGATTTTTGCTCCAGGATTTTCGACCGCAGAGAAAGTTACGGATATTTCAGGACGTGGTGTCGGTATGGACGTGGTCAAGCAGAATATTCAGGATATGGGCGGCCACGTCGAAATATCTTCACGCCAGGGAAGCGGCAGCACCATCAGGATCGTCCTGCCGTTGACACTGGCGATACTGGACGGCATGTCGGTGAAGGTTGGAAGCGAGGTTTATATTCTGCCGCTCAACTATGTCATTGAATTGTTACAGCCACGCACAGAAGATATCCATTCTGTCACCAACGACGAGCAGGTGATGCACGTACGCGGCGAATATCTGCCGTTGACCGCGTTGCATAGGGTGTTTGATGTCGCTGGTGCGGGCCGCGATCCCACGCAAGGGATTGTCGTGATCGTACAGGCAGAGGGACAACGCTTTGCATTATTGGTTGATCAACTGATTGGCCAGCATCAGGTTGTGGTTAAAAATCTGGAAACCAACTATCGCAAGGTCGCCGGCATTTCTGCGGCAACCATTTTGGGTGACGGTAGTGTCGCACTGATTATTGACGTTCCGGCATTGCAGCGCGCTAGCCGCGAGAAATCAGCAGCGTTGGCCTTGGCGTAA
- a CDS encoding methyl-accepting chemotaxis protein, whose translation MNIRNLKISHKLMLAFGTLTLLPLILAAITYIRVGSLGGDIKLMNEDRYPKTVLAHRIKDRLNETAREMGEVLLMTDADATNKEFAEIEEDSRVITASIDKLDGMIITPQGREDLKALIEVRQRFTTLKATFIALAKQDKKDEAKTVLLKELRPAQLAYMKILDQLIEFQSGLMESAGTEVDAQANQTRMLVLTISLLAVAVSLLLGTLTTRSITRPLSDAVVIARRVAEGDLTSSIVVNSHEETGQMLQALKTMNDNLVKIVGEVRTGTDAIATASGQIASGNLDLSSRTEQQASSLEETAASMEELTGTVKQNAENARQANQLALSASEIAIKGGGVVSQVVDTMGSINKSARKIVDIISVIDGIAFQTNILALNAAVEAARAGEQGRGFAVVASEVRNLAQRSAAAAKEIKTLIDDSVQKVDVGVKLVDQAGATMGEIVESVKRVTDIMGEITAASQEQTSGIEQVNQAIMQMDQVTQQNAALVEEAAAAAASLQEQAGNLVQVVSVFKTDRRRATVSAPLRTVHRPVPAALRGTAAGSDARRPSTNAKPLKRAAIAAVTADGEWEKF comes from the coding sequence ATGAACATTCGGAATTTGAAGATTAGTCACAAGTTAATGTTGGCTTTTGGGACCCTTACCCTCCTGCCGCTTATTTTGGCGGCGATCACCTATATCCGCGTAGGAAGCCTCGGCGGTGATATTAAGCTAATGAACGAGGATCGCTATCCCAAGACAGTGCTTGCGCACAGGATCAAAGATAGATTGAACGAGACGGCACGCGAGATGGGCGAGGTCCTGTTGATGACGGATGCTGATGCAACCAATAAGGAATTTGCAGAAATTGAGGAGGATTCGCGTGTCATTACTGCATCGATTGATAAACTTGATGGGATGATTATCACGCCACAAGGTAGAGAAGATCTCAAAGCACTGATCGAGGTAAGGCAGCGGTTCACCACGTTGAAAGCGACTTTTATTGCACTGGCAAAGCAAGACAAAAAAGACGAGGCTAAGACGGTGTTACTGAAGGAACTGCGTCCGGCTCAGCTTGCCTATATGAAAATACTCGACCAGTTGATCGAGTTTCAGTCAGGCCTGATGGAGTCTGCAGGGACGGAAGTGGACGCACAGGCAAATCAAACACGCATGCTGGTGCTGACTATTTCCCTTCTGGCGGTCGCCGTCAGCCTCCTGTTAGGTACATTGACCACACGGAGTATCACGCGTCCGTTAAGTGACGCGGTTGTCATTGCGCGGCGCGTAGCCGAAGGTGATCTCACCAGTTCTATCGTCGTTAACTCGCACGAAGAAACAGGCCAGATGTTGCAAGCGCTGAAGACAATGAATGACAACCTGGTAAAAATCGTTGGCGAAGTACGCACCGGTACCGATGCGATCGCGACTGCGTCCGGGCAGATCGCCAGCGGCAACCTGGACCTCTCGTCGCGCACTGAACAGCAAGCCAGTTCGCTCGAGGAAACGGCGGCGTCAATGGAAGAATTGACCGGTACTGTCAAACAAAATGCCGAAAATGCACGGCAAGCCAATCAACTGGCGTTGTCTGCGTCCGAGATCGCGATCAAAGGTGGGGGAGTGGTGTCGCAAGTAGTTGATACGATGGGTTCGATCAACAAATCGGCCAGGAAGATCGTCGACATCATCAGCGTGATCGACGGTATCGCGTTCCAGACCAACATCCTGGCACTGAATGCAGCGGTGGAAGCAGCGCGTGCCGGCGAACAGGGACGCGGCTTTGCGGTGGTGGCCAGCGAGGTCCGCAACCTGGCGCAACGCTCGGCCGCTGCGGCCAAGGAGATCAAGACCTTGATTGATGACTCTGTACAAAAAGTCGACGTCGGTGTCAAACTGGTTGACCAGGCTGGCGCTACCATGGGCGAGATCGTTGAAAGCGTCAAGCGCGTGACCGACATCATGGGCGAGATCACAGCGGCCAGCCAGGAGCAAACCTCGGGTATTGAACAGGTCAATCAGGCAATCATGCAGATGGACCAAGTCACACAACAGAATGCCGCGTTGGTCGAAGAGGCTGCCGCTGCTGCCGCGTCCCTTCAGGAGCAGGCCGGCAATTTGGTGCAAGTGGTCAGCGTGTTCAAGACAGACCGCCGGCGTGCGACTGTCAGTGCGCCGCTAAGAACGGTGCATCGTCCCGTCCCGGCGGCCTTGCGTGGCACGGCTGCCGGCAGCGATGCCAGGCGTCCGTCGACGAATGCCAAACCGCTTAAACGCGCCGCTATCGCAGCCGTCACCGCTGACGGTGAGTGGGAGAAATTTTAA
- the cheD gene encoding chemoreceptor glutamine deamidase CheD, producing the protein MTSAAMEPVASRHYFDREFEMDAIRLLPNQYYVTSSNMVLTTVLGSCVSACVRDSTAGIGGMNHFMLPDDAGPNAPDSSGAISIQAMRYGTYAMEVLLNELIKAGARRDRLEAKVFGGGAVLPNMTMLNIGDRNADFVLRYLQMEQVRVTAQDLRGNLPRRVSYFPESGKVLVRKLRRRDDLLEVQKEEHILAQALARPLALNRVDLFDIPHTNAPGYQHFDKNKGGM; encoded by the coding sequence ATGACTTCCGCAGCGATGGAGCCGGTTGCCAGCCGTCATTATTTTGATCGCGAATTCGAAATGGACGCAATCAGGTTGCTGCCCAACCAGTATTACGTCACCTCCAGCAACATGGTGCTGACGACAGTGCTTGGTTCGTGTGTATCCGCCTGCGTGCGTGATAGTACCGCGGGAATTGGCGGCATGAATCACTTCATGTTGCCCGACGATGCCGGCCCCAACGCACCGGATTCCTCAGGGGCGATATCGATTCAAGCTATGCGCTACGGCACTTATGCGATGGAAGTGCTGCTCAACGAACTAATTAAGGCAGGCGCACGGCGTGATCGACTTGAGGCCAAGGTGTTCGGGGGCGGCGCGGTGTTGCCGAACATGACGATGCTTAATATCGGGGATCGCAATGCCGACTTTGTATTGCGCTATTTGCAAATGGAGCAGGTGCGGGTAACGGCACAGGACCTACGTGGAAATTTACCTCGTCGAGTCAGCTATTTCCCCGAAAGCGGAAAGGTACTGGTACGAAAATTACGTCGTCGTGATGACCTCTTGGAGGTGCAAAAAGAGGAGCATATATTAGCGCAGGCGTTGGCCCGCCCGCTGGCGCTCAATCGCGTGGATTTGTTCGATATACCGCACACGAACGCGCCAGGGTACCAGCATTTTGATAAAAATAAGGGGGGCATGTGA
- a CDS encoding CheR family methyltransferase produces the protein MRDFTLTDTDFSRVRSMIHQRAGIALGEQKREMVYSRLSRRLRELGLTEFTSYLAMLEADKHSDEWERFTNALTTNLTAFFREAHHFPLLAAHAVNCPQPMNVWCSAASTGEEPYSIAMTLIEALGSRASSAKVLATDIDTQVLQKAAVGVYTMEQVSKLPQERLKRFFLKGTGAQAGKVRIRPEVAAMVTFTQLNLLSSQWAIKGPFDAIFCRNVMIYFDKPTQEKILERFTPLMKPHGLLFAGHSENFSYVNQSLSLRGQTVYELTSAKVRA, from the coding sequence ATGCGTGATTTTACGTTGACCGATACCGATTTTTCTCGTGTGCGCAGCATGATTCATCAGCGCGCCGGCATCGCTTTGGGTGAGCAAAAACGCGAGATGGTGTATAGCCGCTTGTCGCGGCGTCTACGAGAATTGGGGTTGACTGAATTTACGTCCTATCTGGCGATGCTGGAGGCCGATAAACATAGCGACGAATGGGAGAGATTTACCAATGCGCTGACCACCAATCTGACCGCATTTTTCCGCGAGGCGCATCATTTTCCGCTGTTGGCAGCGCATGCTGTGAACTGTCCGCAACCGATGAACGTCTGGTGTTCGGCTGCGTCGACCGGCGAAGAGCCGTATTCGATTGCGATGACACTGATCGAGGCACTCGGTAGTCGGGCCAGTTCGGCGAAGGTGCTGGCGACCGATATCGATACGCAGGTATTGCAAAAGGCGGCAGTGGGTGTTTACACCATGGAGCAGGTCAGTAAATTGCCGCAGGAACGCCTCAAGCGTTTCTTTCTGAAGGGTACCGGCGCGCAGGCCGGCAAGGTCAGAATCCGGCCAGAGGTCGCCGCAATGGTGACCTTCACCCAACTGAATCTGCTGAGTTCGCAGTGGGCCATCAAGGGGCCATTCGACGCAATCTTCTGTCGCAATGTGATGATTTATTTTGATAAGCCGACACAGGAAAAAATATTGGAACGTTTTACACCGTTGATGAAGCCGCATGGCTTGTTGTTTGCCGGGCATTCCGAAAATTTTTCCTATGTGAATCAATCGCTCAGCTTACGTGGCCAGACCGTATATGAACTCACCTCTGCCAAGGTGCGGGCATGA